The window GGCGGCAAGTCCATTTACGGGGAGAAGTTTGATGATGAGAATTTCATCCTGAAGCACACGGGTCCTGGCATCCTGTCCATGGCCAACGCAGGACCCAACACAAACGGTTCCCAGTTCTTCATCTGCACTGCCAAGACCGAGTGGTAAGGGCAGAACACGGTGAAGGCAATCAGAGAGCGCTAATTCCTCGCTTTCCCCTTCCCTGTTTTCCATCTGAAGTAGCGGGAGGACGAGAGGAAGCTACAAATTCAGGTCCTGTGCTACAGAAAGCAAGATACTGGATTAGTGAGATGGTGCTCAGCCGAGTAGTTCAGTTGTGTGGTAATTTGGGACCCCTTGCTGGCTTAGTTGCAGGAGGCTGGGAtgcttgatctcagagttgtacgttcaagccccacgttgggtgtagaggttactgaccaaaaagttcttttaaagttaaacacttaaaacaacaaaagagtGGTACTTTTATTTGATTAGCATGTGCTTGTTGGTTCTTAGGGTCTTTTTATTTACGAGAAAGCAcacggggcaggtgggggggggtgcagaaaggctgtgagagaagcagactccctactcagcagggaacccgactCGAGTCTATCCaaggaacccaggatcatgaccagagccgaaggcagttgcttaactgagccacccaagtgcccccagggGTCCAGTCTAAGCGTAGGATTTTTGACAGCAGTTGGAGAATCTTACACCACCTTTTGAGACCTTTCCAGTCACCTGTGGTGGTGCTGTTTGTTGAGCTAGATGAATGCGATGTTTACAGTGTTGAGCCAACGTGAGGTGGTCCTAAAGGCCGAGTATACCCCTTCTGATGTTCTCTCGGGTGTGCCATGTTGGGGTGCAGgcccccattcccctccctgcACAGTGTGAGCCATTTCTTCGTCCCTGTCGGTGATGCTGGCCATTGTGTTTGCAGGTTGGACGGCAAGCACGTGGTCTTCGGTAAGGTCAAAGAGGGCATGAACATCGTGGAGGCCATGGAGCGCTTCGGGTCCAGGAACGGCAAGACGAGCAAGAAGATCACCATTGCTGACTGTGGACAGATCTAATAATTCTGACTTGTGTTTTATCTTAACTACCAGACCATTCCTTCTGTAGCTCAGGAgagcacccctccacccccacctgctcGAAATACCCCCAGAATCTCTGTGCTCTCACTGCAGTTCTGCGGGCTCCATGGTTCTTTCCCCCCAGGTCTAGCTGGATTGCAGAGTTCAGTTTATGATGatgaaataaaacctaaaccacaTTTGTCTGtccttgttgggggggggggtcggggcTATACAGCTTTCATTCACAGCTGCAGGTTTGTTTGTTCCCCTGACTCAAGAAATACTTGGTGTGGGGTGTCTGTAAAGTATGTGGGGGCAGGAGATATACAAGCCAGGACTTGAACAGGTGGTGTGACCAGGCTGGACCAGAGctctgggggggggaggggggcgctgaCTGCTCATCAAGGCACAAAGTGACTGCTGTAGGAACCAAGTCCTAACTCCTGTAACCCTTCATTTGGACAAGTCTGCCAGCACTCCTAACGGGGCACTAGGTTTCCCCCATTACTCACATAGGctcttttaagagattttatgagaaaataagcaggaggagagggagaagcaggctccccactgagcagggagctctgtgTGGGGTcagatgtgggacttggtccTGAAGGCAGAAGTTTCCCTGACTTGAGCCCCCCAGGCTCACCTATGCCGTGTGTTCCAACTGCTGGCTGCACCTGGTTCTGGTTCACACATCTGTGGGGTGATTACTGCTTTAGAGGTGCGCCATGTATCAGCAGAAGAGCTCGAGAAAGGTCTTTGGACCATGTTCCTAGAATAGCTGGATCCCGTTTACTTTGGGAATACAGAATTAGGGGGAAAGGTCAGCAATCAAGCCGAGCAATGACATGGTTGGTTGACAAAGTGATGGGGAAAGGTGTTAGGGGAGCCCAGTACTGTGCCTGCCCTGTGATAGGAGTCCCCACATCTGATAGGAGCTTCCCCCTCCTGGTCCTGCAGTCCCGCCGTCCTGGGAGCCTGATCATCCTGAGCCAGGAGGTGCTGTTGAGATGAGGCCCTTCCGGGTCGGGAGCTGGGCTTGAGACCAAGTGTGCAAATGTGCAGTAAGGAGCTCGCTGTGGGGGCTGAAGGGAGCCTGGTAAGGGTCTAGAACCACAAGCTAGGAACAGCCTCTGCTCCCCACTGGGGCCCTTGACCCAGCAGCCATTTCTGTCCGAATGGTATGCGAATGTCTGCAGTTTGCCCGGCTGCTGGCCGGTTCCCTGTGCACGAAGTGCtggtggtgcctgcggctgtgtcGTTTTCTCCTGTCCTCCGGGGCTCCTGCGTGGGTGAGGATAGACGACCTTTCATCAACTCAGCCTGCCCTGGTCCCTTGGTTAACAGCTTAGTCCTCAATCATCCACACTGACCAGCGGTTGTCTGTTCAGCAGACCAATCCTGGACGATGATGCCACGCACATGCTGGGTGGCGGAAAAGTGACCGAAGGAGCTTCCTGTGTTAGCACAGGTACTGAGACCCCGCCAGGTCCCGAGTGGCTTTCCCGGAGAGCTGACCAAGTGAGGGGAGAGCTCACGGTGCGTACGACTGCTTCCTGTACGGAGTGCCTGACACGCGGCGTGTGTGTGAACAAGGTCTTGTTCGAGTGCGAGCCCTGGGGCCTCGCCCAGCTTGTGCCGAGAATCTTGGCGCCAAGGCTGGTGCTGGGCCCAGACGAGGCTCCCAAACAGCGGAGCAAACTGTGACACCTGACTGTAGACCCCGTCCTCACGTTCCTCCAGAGCAAGGAACTTCATCGACAGAAGCGTGTTGATTGGGTTGGTGATCTGCGGTGTGCCCAGCGTTGCGGAATGTGACGCGTCCTTTCCGTTCCTGTAGGTCAGGAGTCTGAGCACGATGCAGCTGAGGCCTCTCCGGGGCCAGGGGGAAGGGTCCCGAGGCCGGTGGCATCCAGCAGGAAGTCACAGTCCTCACAACATGTCACACACATGCCATCCCACCACGGTCGCTATGTTCCGTTGGGTCCGGCCCACACTCGAGGGAAGGGGACCGCACAAGGGCACGTAGACCCGGGGAGTGGGGATCCTCAAGGGCCACCTTTAGAAGTTGCCCAACATCAGGGCACCAAGTGGGCCCGAAAGAAGAGCAGCAGTCAGTCTGTCTTGCCCATCCTCAGCGGTGTGGTCCTGGTTCCCTCGCCACAGGCAGCCATGGTTCTGATCTTTGTGCCTGTCGATCTCCAGTGCCATGTATCTCCCCGAAAACATACTGGGCTTGGTTTTCAAAAAGAGAGAGGTAAGCTCAAAACTACACCGTCAGGGTAAATCAGTGCTCCCTGAGGAAGGCCCCCAGGAGAAGGCAGGACGGGCAGGGTCTGGATTACAGTATGACCTCAGCGTCCCCATGCCCAGGGGAGCTGGCCAGATGTGCTCTCTGGACGGCAGGGCTCACCCAATGCCTTCCTCACCTCTGAAAGTGGGGCAGAATCCATAGAATCCGCGGTATCCGGTCCATattcaggttttccccattggcCTTGGAATGAGTTTGTTACAGTGTGATTCCCCTACAATCGGAATGCCTTCTATAAAGCCCTTCTCGGCCCAGCCAGGACCCAGCCCAGGCCCCATATCAGGTTCTGTGTCTCTGGCTTCTTTAAATCCACAATGGTCCTTCCACTTTTTTGTGTACTataatttctattaatttaaTTGAGATTATAATTatacaccataaaattcacccttctTAAGAGAATAATTGTCAGTGAACTTACTGAATTGGGCAATAGTCACCATAATCTATCGCCCCAGGAAGACCCCATCCTTGGGCCCATGTGCTGTCACGCCCACTTCCATGGGAGTGGGggggccggatcccaggaccctgagatcatgacctgagcagaaggcagacacttcacccactgagccccccaggcaccccggccTACACTTTTTCTTTATGTCATTGGCTCCTTAAGTAGCCCGGACGTTGACTCCACGGAACGCCCTTGATTCCGGAGCTGCCCGATGTCACCTGTCCATGTACTTACTTCCTTGTTCCTCGGTAAACCGGAGGTGAGGCTGAGAATGTTAGTCTCGAGTTGACCATTTGTAGCAGGGAGACTCTGTGGCTGATGCTGTGTGTCCTCGATCCTGCCTCTTGTAGGGTACACACGACCTCAGGCCGACTCCGCAGTGAGGCGGCCCTGCCCTCCGCACGGCCCCACTGGAAGGGCCTCTGTCCTCTTCCCAGCGAGCAGCTGACGTGTGGGCGACACTCGGCCTCCGTGTGAAGACTGTTCCCAGACCTTCTGCCTGGCTGCTCTGCGTTACCATCAATTAATGGTCTTGGCCTGAAGCAATTATTACTCTGAAGCTATAAAAATAGAGTAAATTTCGAATCTCTCCTTCTTCTGATTACTAAGGACTCACGGATTTTTACTCAACCTGTTACAAACAGTATCATTTTTGAGACTCACACCGTCCCCCACTGGATAGCGCAAACCTCTCTGAGCTGACCTCTGTGTGGCTTCAATCTGGTGGCCGCAGTCGGTGAGCCCTCCCTGGGGCAGCCCTCCCTGGGGCAGCTCCCACTGCCGCAGTCACAACAGggtctggggagagaaggaggagatgcATGCATCCAAAAGTCaccatctaggggcgcctgggcggctcattgggttaagtgtctgccttcggctcaggtcatggtctcagagtcccgGGTCAgggtccctactcagcagggagcttgcctctcccactgcccctcccctccccctcttgggctctctctctctctctctctctcaaataaataaaattaaaaaaaaaaaaaaaaacaccagaaaaggggtgcctgggtggctcagtctgccttcgactcacgtcaatgatcctagggtcctgggatcgagccccccatcgggctttCTGCTTGGCGGaaagcctcttctccctctccctctgctactccccctgcttgtactccctctcaaataaataaaatcttttaaaaaaattattaaaaaataaaaataaaaaaacaaaaccaaaaaaacaaaagtcaccaCCTAAACTTGGGTGGATACATTCCTCTTTTCCACAGCCCTACAGTTGGTCTGTAAGCTCCCGTTCTGGGCTCCCTGGACAGTAACTGCTCACTGCGGCTCATGGACCTCCGGGGCACTGGAGGACTCCAGGGTGCACGTGTGTTTCTgctgtctcctccctcctcctccccgtccTCCAACTGGACTGTTTCGAAGCAAATTCCAGATACATGCATGAATGTCTTAGCACATAGTGTGTCTCCAGAAGatatgaatttgcatttttaacataaCCAAAATACCGCTATTTGCATCTAAAATAAtgattccttaatatcatcaacTATCCAATCACTTCCCCGTGTTTTCAACTGTCTCGCAAGTGTTTTTTACTCCCAGTTGGAATAGTTTATCCCTGTTCATTAGAAAGTGGATCCAAATAAGATCCATGGATCTTGCATTTTTAAAGGGTCGGTTTGACTGTGCACTGAGTATAGACTGTGCAGAGGGGGCCTCTGGGGCCGCCGCGTCATCCAGGGTGAGTGGTGTGCTgggaccagtgtgaggtggtcaCCAGTGAAAATTTACATTCATGGCAGGGGTAccttttattgattgattttgcCAATGAAAGATGAATTTATTCAAGAATAAAAGATTTGCAGGcacgcctgcatggctcagtcagttgagcgtctgactcttgattttggctcaggtcgtgatctcagggtcctggaatcgagtcccacgtccGGCTTTGGGCTCAGTAGAGTCTaatggagattctctctctccctctgctcctccccactccaaCTTgtgcatgcgcactctctctctctaagtaaatgagtcttctttt of the Ursus arctos isolate Adak ecotype North America unplaced genomic scaffold, UrsArc2.0 scaffold_62, whole genome shotgun sequence genome contains:
- the PPIA gene encoding peptidyl-prolyl cis-trans isomerase A — its product is MVNPTVFFDIAVDGEPLGRVSFELFADKVPKTAENFRALSTGEKGFGYKGSCFHRIIPGFMCQGGDFTRHNGTGGKSIYGEKFDDENFILKHTGPGILSMANAGPNTNGSQFFICTAKTEWLDGKHVVFGKVKEGMNIVEAMERFGSRNGKTSKKITIADCGQI